In a genomic window of Dermochelys coriacea isolate rDerCor1 chromosome 11, rDerCor1.pri.v4, whole genome shotgun sequence:
- the LOC119863163 gene encoding LOW QUALITY PROTEIN: putative methyltransferase DDB_G0268948 (The sequence of the model RefSeq protein was modified relative to this genomic sequence to represent the inferred CDS: deleted 1 base in 1 codon; substituted 1 base at 1 genomic stop codon), translating into MAVRLFEAXHHAVSYQKYRFSPSENLQSVIFSYLEEKKVHPVRLAVDVGCGSGQSTCILAAHFEKVVGTDISEAQIEAAKQAPSFPNVSYHVCPAEELPFEDGSVDLITAFTAAHWFDMPRFMKEVDRVLKPHGCVALSTYTTDFSMHYKDCSERLTEIFTETRDLLLEYADEKVKLVIAEYKELFESVPFQDKRRVTQILDKIPISVSGVIGLFQSFSMYQAFLRSNPEAAKSLLQKTEQR; encoded by the exons ATGGCTGTGCGTTTGTTTGAGGCATGACATCATGCAGTTTCCTATCAGAAATACAGATTCTCTCCCTCTGAAAATCTCCAAAGTGTCATCTTCTCCTACTTGGAAGAAAAG AAAGTACACCCCGTTCGGCTGGCAGTGGATGTCGGTTGTGGGTCGGGACAAAGCACTTGCATACTTGCAGCTCATTTTGAGAAGGTAGTTGGAACAGACATCAGTGAAGCTCAAATCGAGGCAGCCAAACAAGCTCCCTCCTTCCCAAATGTTTCTTACCA TGTGTGCCCTGCAGAGGAACTGCCATTTGAGGATGGTTCTGTGGACCTCATTACTGCTTTTACAGCTGCCCACTGGTTTGATATGCCGAGGTTCATGAAAGAAGTGGATCGAGTTCTCAAGCCACATGGCTGTGTGGCCCTTAGCACGTACACTACAGACTTCAGTATGCACTATAAAGACTGCTCGGAAAGGCTTACAGAAATCTTCACTGAG ACCCGGGACCTGCTTCTTGAATATGCAGATGAAAAAGTAAAACTTGTCATTGCAGAGTATAAAGAGCTGTTTGAGTCTGTGCCTTTCCAGGACAAGAGGAG AGTTACCCAGATCTTAGACAAAATTCCCATA TCTGTTTCTGGGGTGATCGGGTTATTCCAGTCCTTCTCCATGTATCAAGCCTTTCTGAGGAGCAACCCTGAAGCAGCAAAATCCCTCCTCCAAAAAACTGAACAAAGGTAA